The following coding sequences are from one Triticum dicoccoides isolate Atlit2015 ecotype Zavitan chromosome 4A, WEW_v2.0, whole genome shotgun sequence window:
- the LOC119287581 gene encoding uncharacterized protein LOC119287581: MRIRRSASRLLGSAVSGSCTEPPRIEPPPPPPPAPAPAHESGAGFVGPKTSSGGEPCCELSRSPWDLMAQLDLSDPQVEKLFVETCFMSVSWRGSWLFPSSITMPTGSIKEEEDLTVDMVYGVILKLHKAVEKMERKPKPNKGFKVQKGVWRCRKNDGKRWCCQRPASEPNSYCPYHLDQKPPVSDKPRRKRPDIDLGEGFYYYAGFGPGTKKRRTSCSDSVPEPILPAESLKEEAPSEMQLNFSACQVQVNESDHQSVLPPSAHVVDEPGTARMVGCDKESSDDGMQELPLPAKQPKEEAQSEMQLNFSAGQEQADDSNHQEAAASVRVVNKPTGNDGTTGIAGWDEESSDEEALGCNGKQPCGTKRKGPFKKRWRKPVKARSLKSLMMS; the protein is encoded by the exons ATGCGGATCCGCAGGTCCGCCTCCCGCCTGCTTGgctccgccgtctcgggctcctGCACGGAGCCGCCCCGAATcgagccgcccccgcccccgccgccagccccagccccagcccaCGAATCCGGCGCCGGGTTCGTGGGGCCGAAGACTTCCTCCGGCGGGGAGCCCTGCTGCGAGCTCAGCCGGTCGCCATGGGACCTCATGGCGCAGCTCGACCTCTCGGATCCCCAG GTGGAGAAGCTCTTCGTGGAGACTTGCTTCATGAGTGTTTCCTGGCGAGGTAGCTGGCTCTTCCCATCAAGCATTACCATGCCTACTGGCTCCATCAAGGAGGAGGAAGACTTGACCGTAGATATGGTTTACGGGGTCATCTTGAAACTGCACAAAGCTGTGGAAAAGATGGAGAGGAAGCCGAAGCCAAATAAGGGGTTCAAAGTGCAGAAAGGAGTGTGGAGGTGCCGGAAGAATGACGGCAAGAGGTGGTGCTGCCAGCGGCCCGCGAGTGAGCCCAACTCCTACTGCCCGTACCACTTGGACCAGAAGCCCCCCGTCAGCGACAAGCCACGTAGAAAGAGGCCCGACATCGACCTGGGCGAGGGGTTCTACTACTATGCGGGGTTCGGCCCCGGCACCAAGAAGCGCCGCACGTCATGCAGCGACAGCGTGCCAGAACCTATTCTGCCTGCTGAATCTCTGAAAGAGGAGGCACCATCTGAAATGCAACTTAATTTTAGTGCTTGTCAGGTACAAGTGAATGAATCAGACCATCAATCAGTGCTCCCGCCATCAGCACACGTCGTCGACGAGCCTGGCACCGCTAGGATGGTGGGCTGTGACAAGGAGAGCAGTGATGATGGCATGCAGGAACTTCCACTGCCTGCTAAACAACCAAAAGAGGAGGCACAGTCCGAAATGCAACTTAATTTTAGTGCAGGTCAGGAACAAGCTGATGACTCAAACCATCAAGAAGCAGCGGCATCAGTACGTGTAGTCAACAAGCCTACGGGCAACGACGGCACCACTGGGATCGCAGGCTGGGACGAGGAGAGCAGCGATGAGGAAGCGCTTGGCTGCAATGGCAAACAACCCTGCGGCACCAAGAGGAAGGGCCCGTTCAAGAAGAGGTGGAGGAAGCCTGTGAAAGCCCGGTCGCTCAAGTCACTGATGATGTCGTAG